CCACTGTTCCATCAAGAAGAATATTTAGAAGTTTCTTCACTACAGCACACCATTCATGGTCCATAGAGAACTCCATAAGCCACTTGAACCGCCTTAGAGAAAAGGATTCTGAGCTAGGATCCAACTGGCCCAATCTAGACTTCAATTGACTTCTATGAAGAAGCCAACCAACTTCATGAATGAAGTCCATGGCTACATTTTTGGCTTCCATTCTGCCAACATCGGCATCAGTGTCAGTAATCTCCAGTAAACTCTCAAGCATTCGGATCTCTGAACAAACATCATCCTCAGCAACTATGAAAGGGAAGAAACTGCTGCTAAAGCAAGGGTCTTCAATCTAGAGAAGATCAAGGAAATGTCAATTTCCGCAAAAGGAAAGACATActagaataaattatatatatacacctttTACAACAAGCATGTAGggtagaaaaagaaagaagagaaaatagcAAAGACAGATATAGCAGTAGACTCTACTTATTTTGCACTACATGAATGGAGCATAGTGACTGAAGAATATAGTGCAACTGGAAAACCAGAAAGTGTCATGAATCTATACCTCTCTCTACATTCTCACCAAATCTAGAATAATACCAAAGCCAgacacaaattaataaaagttgtCCAAGCAGTCAACAAGCAGCCAAGCATGTTCTATGATCCAACATAAATACATCCAAGAACTTAAAAGTTCAAACTATGTCTCAAATCTCATCATCCTAGGACTTCTCTATTTCCTCCCTTTACCCCCTCACACACTCCCATGTTTCACCTTAAATAAGATGAAATTTCTTGCGAATAATTACGATAGTCCACCCAAAAGTAGTAGAGTTAGCAGTAGCACTAACCAGGATGTATTTGCACTACACCTGTTATCTACAAGCTACATTGTAACCTCACACCCAACTAAAAGGAATCTTACTAGAATTCacatataatcatttcaaaGATAACAGCAGCAAGGATGGGAGCAATAGGATTGATTAAAGTAGTAGAAGAAAGACCACCTCAATGAATCCTCTCCCAGTCACAGTAGGGATAGAGCAAGAGAAGTTAATGCACTGTAACTCATCTTGCTCCTTGAAATCATTGTTGTCATCTATCAACTCATGAGAATCATTTTGCACCAGATACTTCCCTTCTACTGAACAGAGCAACCTGGGATAGGAATCCAAGAATATCAAAGGCTCTAGAGCAACCATAAAAATTCAATACAAAGCATGTACTCTCTTGTATACACTCCCAAGGATCAATTCAAGCAATTGAGGGATAAAATGACTCAAGAAATATTGGCTGCAAGAAAAATGTAATGAATACCTTGTGGCTGGCCGAGACAGATTGATACCTTTAACTGAAAATTGAGCTCTCTCAGTTGCAGATACTGCAATTGGTTTGAcattcacaattttaccataaCGGATGCTACCAAGAGGTAAATACGTATCTACCAGAACCTGACCTGcagtacaaaaataaattggtcAAGTATTCACACCTCCATGCATAAGTACTCTTGCTTGCCAATTATTTGGTCATATCAATTAAATGAATACTGATAAAGACAAGATAAAGAGACCATTATAAATGAATGCTATCTGATCTTGCACCCTTATACAAATCCATCCAGTCCTCCAGAAAGTGTCATCCGAACAATCCAGAAGTCGACTCAAACTGAAACTCAGATTAGAGCACAGCTGACAAAATAATAGACGATTAAAATTGTGAAGAAATTAATAGCATTTAAATGCATAGGAGATAAAAGAATCTATAGTTTCATGCAAACAAGCTTACATCATCCCAAGCAGCCTCAGCTTGACGAAGATAAACTGTGAGAACTATGCAACCAGGCCTAATATAGCTCTCAATGTCGGTGGGACTATGAGATAGCCAATCAAGAATCTGGAAGTTTAAACGTTTTACATAATTATACTTTCGGAAGAAGCGAACCCCATACTAAAGTtgcatttaaaaacttttgagtACCTGTGCTCGCAAGACCAAAGGAAAATCATTTGGTTCTTTCccaaataatttaaacacaatCCTATCTGTACGGCTCTGCAATGTCAAAGTGAAAGTAAATCATCAGAGGTGAAACTTTCATAGAATTTTATGGCACTACATATATTAATCAACAGATGAGATGGATCATCAAAATATCCCTTGGTAATTGCTTGTCATGACAATTTAAACCTCCTCCACAAGTAAAGCCATCTAGCAACTGCCCTGACCCCAAAGTAATATTCAAggaattttaatacaaaaatggTATGCAATCATGCATATTATGCAATATAGAGATACCTGAGCACCACCACTGGAACTAGAAGGTGATTGGCCAGATGCTGAATCTGAATTCCTACTGGTCTGGGGTGGACTTGAATGATGAGAGGTCTGTTGAACCCATGAAGGGCAATCAAGAGAGCTAGTCCCTATATTCACAGGTGCAGGTGACCTCTCTATGTCATCTGTGCTATTGTCTGAGTCAATATATATGTCATTCAGATCAAAATCATTCATCTTGACCACTCCAGTAGCACTGCCTTGGACCTCAGCACCCCTAGTATCATGAGAACATACTCCTTTCTGTGGCATCTCCAATGCAGGTCCAGTGATATGCTGCTTGAAAAGCTGAGGAGGGCCTTGGCCATTAGAAAACAAAGCTGAAACAGCTTCTATATCTTGAGGTACCGGCAGAAGCCCAGATATGTTTCTTCCCCCTTGTTCACTGGTATGGTTTGCAAGGCTCCTTAGAAGATGAGACAGAACATCCTGGTCCGTGGTCTGGCCAGATGTGTTAGCTGTCATTTAAGAATATCAATGTCATTCACCCATAAGCAAATACAAAATATTCCATGTGAAATACAATAGCTAGAATTATGCTACAACCAAAGAATCTTAGCAGCTCTCTCATGTCTAACTTTTAAATTCACCTAAAATATAGATTTCCAAGAAAGTGCATGGTGAACTATCCCGAGAAAAATAATTGACTAAGTATGAAAAATGAATTGAGATTCCTTTTGCATTGGTTGTTCAAACATTCATAATTGCCCCTTAGGTCCCCAGAAGGGAAAATGATCCTGTAAGTATGAAAATGTATAGCAATTTAGACCCATTTTTCAGAGAAAAAATATAGAAGATTATATACTCAACAGACACAAACCCAATAGCATTCAGTTGTAGTGGAAAGTCAACTAGATACTTACAGTGCAAATTAGAAAGTATCTTCAGAAGACTTAACAACAGATAACCACTAGTTTGCTCATCATTCAGTGAATTGCCATTGACGACAGCTTCAGGATTTCTTTTCCTCCTCCTTTTATTGTGGCCAGCCAGACGTCTGCGACAGCTTCTCTTACCGTCATCAAACTCTTGAAGGACATGAAACCTACCAAAAACCAAACAACATATCCAGCAATATAGATTTTCAGCTTGAAGTACAAAAGATCACCAAGACGTTACTTCTATAAGAATTTCTACAAATTTAGTTAGCTTATCTCTTTCAGTTCTGCAAAGTGGTTCAAACCTTAAATGCTTACCGACTACACTGCTGACAAAATCGCTGCATGACATTTCCGACCAGTGTCTTACTAGCCTTGGAATGCATCTCACAAACCTTATGCCGCCTATGATAATCCTTGGCATCACTCAGATCAGCCCTGCAGTCATCAACCTGACAAACTGCACGATTTCCAGAACCTCCACTCAACTTGGTCTTCTTCCCACTAGTTCCCTCCCAATTTATCGTATCTCTTTGGCTAAGTGGATTACCATGACCATCTTGGCCCCCAAGCTTCAAAGTAAGGCTACCTGCTTCTTCATTCAGACTGTCATCTTTGACCACAGTGACCCTTCTCCTCTTCTCCAATTCCCTTTTCCTTTCAGTTTCCAGATCCACTTCGTCAGAGCATGATGATGAACTATTGGATGAATTGCCAGGAATCCCAGACCCCAGCGGGAAAAACTGCCTCCCCATACCATCAGCAGACACCGGATTCATCCGGCTAGCAACAAAAAGGTCACCATCCCATTTCCAATCATTCAAATTCCACTCCAATGTCCTTTTCCCCACAGCCTGCAGATCCTCCGGACTCACACCATGCAACTGAGCTTCACTTCCATATCGAGCCTCCATTTACAAAACCCCAAGTAACCAGAAGACTCAAAACCCAGTAATTCAACCTCAAACCAAAtctcaatttaacaaaaatccaCAACTTTAACCATCTTCCAGCTACAGATCAGAGCTCCAAAACCCTATACTACTAATTACAACTAATCAGCTTCAGCTCTTTCCCAAAAGTTCAATAAACAGTACACCAACACATCCATTATCCCAATTAAGAGTAACCCACAtacataatcaaaacaaaaagcCTACTTTTCGCTAAAACCCCAAATTCCAAGCACTTGAGGGGTTTTTTTTTCGCATCTCACAACAACGTATCCAAATAAAAGCTGACAATCAACTCCAATTTTAAAGGAGCACAAAGAATctgaggtaaaaaaaaaaatagaccTACCGGTTACTAGCTCGGAGTGTAGACAGGCGGGAAGATTAGGGAAAAGAGTTGGCCGGAAAGAGAATGGAGATTAGAGACAAAGTAGCGAAACATCTCAGtaatgattatttatgataGTAACGTTGTTgctttgtttgtttgtatttttttttttcttttttttatgacgagaagaaaaagaaaggaaggtAACAGTAGACATTAAACCAAAATGGTGGACATACCACGTGtcatattttcttaattctcgtataaatattaaatcaaaattcaaatgattCCATTTGCACCTCGTTAAACGGGatgacatttttaattttatttttctttatttttttaaaatatcgaaTTAATtgtgaataaatatttttaaaatttaaaaattatattcataatatatttatatttctatttctatttttaattgaGTGAGTTAactaaacattaatttaattaggaaataattaaaatatgtttttatagagtaataaaatatatgaatatatttttatatttattttaatattaaataaatttaaaagaataattacaCAAAATACTTGAAAACAAAGACGCAtcaatattaaagttttaattttattatttcaatcaaaattagtgtttgttttttataaataaatagttttccaataaattatattaataaagattaattttatgaaaatattaaccAAACGTTGATGGTAACTAGAGCTTGAGAGCTTTACGTAATAGTTTAATATTGCATCAAGATAATttcatcttaaattttaatattttcattggatataattttttcaagataaaaatactaaaatttaagttgaaaatgttgatgtatcattaaatattttgaaaaaatatttttttaaaattttaaaagataaaagttaagatattttaaaaaaaattggaatttctcattaaatctttcaaaattttaaaattttgataattttcgttaaaattttaaaatatttgaaactttaattagatttatcaaaatttctaaacattCACATTAAGAACTTTTAGTTAAATACGTTATGGAATtaagaaaatgataatttaaagtTGATCACGGGAATAATAGTTGAATGGCAGCTTGCATCAACCATCAAGTGCCAGCTATGGTCCTTGTTCATCATACTTCTTTGATGAAAGAAACCTTGTAATGTTTGGACCAAAAACTTAGGACCATCTCTGTATACCCAAAAAAGGAAAACCAACTTTCATCAgattttgggtttgaatttaGCAATTCTTTTATATggaaaatttgggatttttttcatattaacatCCAAACTTCTTTTTGTCTAAACTAGGTCCTGAACTTGGCAAATGCTCCTATATCGagacttgattttttttttgtccaagttagtcATTAAAAACccttagaggtgctcatgggccgggcggcccggcccggcccaacggcccgcccgaaatatgggagggtttaggtaaaaatataggcccgaaatatgggtttgggcaaaaaaacgaggcccgtttagaaaacgggctgggcctcgggcaccactttttcggCCCGGGaccggcccggcccgatataataaatatatttattttttaaaattttaaaatattttttacataattttttaatttttttaaattttaaaatatttttaaaatactttttttaaatttttttaattttaaaatatttttaaaatactttttttaatttttttaattttaaaatatttttaaaatactttttaaatttttaaaaatttttaaaataaaaatgggccgggccgggcttatgattttttcccgggccgggcatgggcaaaatcttaggcccatatttcgggccgggccaggctcGGGCCTAGGACCCAggccgaaattttttatgggcccggcccggcccatgagcacctctaaaaACCCTAAAGTTCAAGTCCCAATGTGGaaaatgttacaaaaaaaaaagtctagGTCTCAAGGTAGGAACAATTACCAAGTTTAGGGCCTAATTTAGACCAAAAAATGTTTAAACCCCAATGTGGAAAATGTTACCAAGTCTAGGTCTCAATGTGAGAATAATTGCCAAGTTTAGGACCTAATTtagaccaaaaaaaattaaaccccaaTGTGGGAGAAGTTGCCAAGTTCAGACCCCACATAGTGatttaaccatttattaaataatgtttaataaATCTTGGGGCCTTTGGGgtactttaataaaaaaattaatgggtaaactacattcaatatcactaaactattagtaaatttacgttttgattaatcaacttcaaaatattgctaaatagtcactaaattattcaaaagtttccATGTAAGTTGTTGTCGAactattaaaattgttgttgtataGCCTTCTCTATCTGCACCGCATGCACCAATCGAAagttttccttcttcttttcttttatagtctagttttttttttcatgaaatagatTTGAACGTCGCAAATCTATGAACCAAATCAAAACAAGTTTCTTCTCTGATCTTTAACATTGGTCATCAAATCGACttagatctaaggtatgttcttctactggTT
The Gossypium raimondii isolate GPD5lz chromosome 8, ASM2569854v1, whole genome shotgun sequence DNA segment above includes these coding regions:
- the LOC105790387 gene encoding squamosa promoter-binding-like protein 1, with protein sequence MEARYGSEAQLHGVSPEDLQAVGKRTLEWNLNDWKWDGDLFVASRMNPVSADGMGRQFFPLGSGIPGNSSNSSSSCSDEVDLETERKRELEKRRRVTVVKDDSLNEEAGSLTLKLGGQDGHGNPLSQRDTINWEGTSGKKTKLSGGSGNRAVCQVDDCRADLSDAKDYHRRHKVCEMHSKASKTLVGNVMQRFCQQCSRFHVLQEFDDGKRSCRRRLAGHNKRRRKRNPEAVVNGNSLNDEQTSGYLLLSLLKILSNLHSNTSGQTTDQDVLSHLLRSLANHTSEQGGRNISGLLPVPQDIEAVSALFSNGQGPPQLFKQHITGPALEMPQKGVCSHDTRGAEVQGSATGVVKMNDFDLNDIYIDSDNSTDDIERSPAPVNIGTSSLDCPSWVQQTSHHSSPPQTSRNSDSASGQSPSSSSGGAQSRTDRIVFKLFGKEPNDFPLVLRAQILDWLSHSPTDIESYIRPGCIVLTVYLRQAEAAWDDLCSNLSFSLSRLLDCSDDTFWRTGWICIRVQDQIAFIYNGQVLVDTYLPLGSIRYGKIVNVKPIAVSATERAQFSVKGINLSRPATRLLCSVEGKYLVQNDSHELIDDNNDFKEQDELQCINFSCSIPTVTGRGFIEIEDPCFSSSFFPFIVAEDDVCSEIRMLESLLEITDTDADVGRMEAKNVAMDFIHEVGWLLHRSQLKSRLGQLDPSSESFSLRRFKWLMEFSMDHEWCAVVKKLLNILLDGTVGSGEHHSIYLALTEMSLLHRAVRKNCRPLVELLLRFIPENASDKLGFENGTVAAGVDKTSLFRPDVLGPGGLTPLHIAAGKDGSEDVLDALTDDPGKVGIDAWNSAQDSTGSTPEDYARLRGHYSYIHLVQRKINKRSLSGHVVVDIPATPSVSSPNQKQNNETTTSFEISQLELRPVKRHCKLCDQKLPYIYGMATNMSLSYRPAMLSMVAIAAVCVCVALLFKSCPEVVYVFRPFRWELLDYGAS